A portion of the Lolium rigidum isolate FL_2022 chromosome 1, APGP_CSIRO_Lrig_0.1, whole genome shotgun sequence genome contains these proteins:
- the LOC124707139 gene encoding cyclin-dependent kinase inhibitor 1-like has protein sequence MGKYMRRKRGRAADGDGEAAPAAVVLGGGVRTRSRSAAVVAGANPAKRRKQAEAATTATGSVEEAGCYLHLRSRRLFMPVAVAARGDLGVEEASTSRLANSSAPSGEAIAAGISRCSSAASSAAARERSDGEAEACESRDDVETSVSDSECGARVWRETTPSSQPPVDDYISDLESSQATDEQTHSKRCSRTRATTTTTNTTAFHLQPRARMPAAAEIEQFFAAAEKAEAERFAAKYNFDVALGLPLDAGRFEWTPVAAV, from the exons ATGGGGAAGTACATGAGGAGGAAGCGCGGCAGGGCTGCTGATGGAGACGGCGAGGCGGCGCCGGCCGCGGtggtgctcggcggcggcgtccgcACGCGGTCCCGCTCCGCGGCCGTCGTCGCGGGAGCCAACCCCGCCAAGAGGAGGAAGCAGGCGGAGGCCGCCACGACGGCGACGGGGTCGGTGGAGGAGGCCGGGTGCTACCTCCATCTGCGGAGCAGGAGGCTGTTCatgccggtggcggtggcggcgcgtggTGATCTGGGGGTGGAGGAGGCTTCGACGTCGAGGCTGGCCAATTCATCTGCTCCTTCAGGGGAGGCGATCGCCGCCGGGATCTCGCGCTGCTCTAGCGCCGCGTCGTCCGCGGCAGCTAGGGAGAGGAGCGACGGCGAGGCCGAG GCGTGCGAGAGCCGCGACGACGTGGAGACCTCCGTCAGCGACTCCGAGTGCGGCGCCCGTGTGTG GAGGGAGACGACGCCGTCCAGCCAGCCCCCAGTAGACGACTACATCAGCGACCTGGAGTCGAGTCAGGCGACGGATGAGCAGACGCACAGCAAACGCTGCAGCAGGACTCGAGCAACAACGACGACCACAAACACCACGGCATTCCACCTACAACCGCGGGCGAGGATGCCGGCTGCGGCAGAGATCGAGcagttcttcgccgccgccgagaAGGCCGAGGCCGAACGCTTCGCCGCCAA GTACAACTTCGACGTCGCGCTCGGCCTGCCGCTCGACGCCGGCCGGTTCGAGTGGACGCCGGTGGCCGCCGTCTGA